From Lycium ferocissimum isolate CSIRO_LF1 chromosome 12, AGI_CSIRO_Lferr_CH_V1, whole genome shotgun sequence, one genomic window encodes:
- the LOC132040017 gene encoding uncharacterized protein LOC132040017 isoform X4: MTEINSQVKENSLILIKQGAEARVFESSFVGKRCIVKERFSKKYRHPTLDTKLTLKRLNAEVRCMTKARRLGVLTPVLYAVDVVSHTLTFEYVEGSLVKDILLDFGSHGIVEERMNDIAFHIGSAMGKLHDGGLIHGDLTTSNMLICKDTNRLVLIDFGLSFTSTLPEDKAVDLYVLERALLSMHSSCGNLMDRILAAYRKSSKQWSSTLNKFAEVRQRGRKRTMIG, encoded by the exons AGAGtatttgagtcatcttttgtggGAAAGAGGTGTATAGTTAAGGAGCGGTTCTCAAAAAAATACAGGCATCCAACTTTGGACACAAAGCTCACTCTCAAACGCTTAAATGCG GAGGTCCGCTGTATGACTAAAGCTAGAAGGCTAGGGGTTTTAACTCCAGTTCTTTATGCTGTTGATGTTGTGTCGCACACATTGACATTTGAATATGTGGAAGGCTCTTTAGTCAAAGACATACTTCTCGATTTTGGATCACATGGTATAGTTGAAGAAAGAATGAATGACATAGCATTCCATATTGGTTCGGCAATGGGCAAGCTCCATGACGGTGGCCTTATTCATGGGGATTTGACCACATCAAATATGTTAATCTGCAAGGATACCAATCGATTG GTATTGATTGATTTTGGTCTGAGCTTTACATCAACCCTTCCAGAAGATAAAGCAGTAGATTTATATGTACTTGAACGAGCATTGCTTTCTATGCACTCTTCATGTGGAAATCTG ATGGATAGGATACTTGCTGCATATAGGAAATCCTCCAAACAATGGTCGTCAACTCTGAACAAGTTCGCCGAAG TGCGACAAAGAGGTAGAAAACGTACCATGATTGGATGA